The Primulina eburnea isolate SZY01 chromosome 6, ASM2296580v1, whole genome shotgun sequence genome contains a region encoding:
- the LOC140833356 gene encoding uncharacterized protein → MVSRKSPKRFEETMKTMILTPNSSVKSSTTVNSNASETRDSVYFPGCRKDANCNCEICIASIKATLDLIPQSKERSSLTKLSVSRPIVSRIPFSLNPSSMDLSTPKPRDQIKKIVVSPQPNSTARINFQDRVKKGKRELGFGNSVVRCCLSLILFWGMEYGVSWIVYGVLKTKLSPDIVKSLGKKSWDFEEFSTRFRFLENELQGLVEKKVSSCSSNNSLWRITEDGSLLNSRCVMYKSMTEEISIWGWPLQTAGLLSSQYSTQLFSIISGRVTQWSNGEAKYTIHDGNSSWVHEKWSASVVQFDPNTWILEYRRSFILNNPRLVSVLMEFLKLRMTREFEKMRQVFWVSIAFGSQHSYFSGRIIQIPT, encoded by the exons ATGGTTTCAAGAAAAAGCCCCAAACGCTTTGAAGAAACCATGAAAACAATGATTCTTACACCAAATTCCTCTGTTAAATCCAGCACCACAGTGAACAGCAACGCATCTGAAACTCGAGACAGCGTTTATTTTCCGGGGTGTAGAAAAGATGCGAATTGCAATTGCGAAATTTGCATAGCAAGCATCAAGGCGACTCTTGATTTGATACCACAGAGTAAGGAAAGAAGCTCACTTACGAAATTATCCGTCTCGAGGCCTATAGTTTCAAGAATCCCTTTTTCTCTCAACCCCTCGTCAATGGATCTCTCTACGCCAAAACCAAGGGATCAGATCAAGAAGATTGTTGTATCTCCGCAGCCGAATAGTACTGCAAGAATCAATTTTCAGGATAGGGTGAAGAAGGGAAAGAGGGAGTTGGGATTTGGAAATTCTGTGGTGAGGTGTTGTTTAAGCTTGATCTTGTTTTGGGGTATGGAGTATGGCGTTTCCTGGATTGTTTATGGGGTTTTGAAGACTAAATTATCACCGGATATTGTGAAGAGTTTGGGTAAGAAATCATGGGATTTCGAGGAATTCAGTACTAGGTTTCGTTTCTTGGAGAATGAGTTACAAGGTTTAGTTGAGAAAAAGGTCTCAAGCTGCAGCTCTAATAATTCTCTGTGGAGAATCACTGAG GATGGTTCGTTGCTGAATTCGCGATGTGTGATGTACAAATCAATGACAGAAGAGATAAGCATTTGGGGATGGCCATTACAGACAGCTGGATTGCTCTCATCACAATATTCTACCCAATTATTCAGCATTATATCGGGAAGAGTCACACAA TGGTCAAATGGGGAAGCGAAATATACAATTCACGATGGTAATAGTTCTTGGGTGCATGAAAAATGGAGTGCTTCTGTGGTGCAGTTTGATCCAAATACATGGATTCTTGAGTACAGACGGAGCTTCATATTGAACAATCCTAGACTGGTGTCAGTTTTAATGGAGTTCTTGAAGCTTAGGATGACCAGAGAATTTGAAAAGATGAGACAAGTATTCTGGGTTTCAATTGCATTTGGAAGTCAGCATTCCTATTTTTCAGGAAGGATCATTCAAATTCCAACTTAG